A stretch of the Argentina anserina chromosome 6, drPotAnse1.1, whole genome shotgun sequence genome encodes the following:
- the LOC126798127 gene encoding protein NRT1/ PTR FAMILY 5.5-like, which translates to MITKGSTLFQMMKFGVLVWPNLLTTYLMSIMATYLTGVWEISITHAAIIVNLYSGLVGIMPVGLKLLVDTFIGSFWVVLLSRFAFAAGLVLLTMSTPPVLSRATGTCNSYDPECIGRVQRILFYTGLPLIAVGVAGHLSSLMEFVESQIPPPTYEQLLPSQSNVSKPEADENDHLLCQIRSWKGFFFVMLSLLVPGVAIAIIGYVNPWSFKFGIPATFTVVSILIFTSGLCSYERPKPDPSILSRVFRKFDTRSIIWFIPLCMNFVLIGVVLSVGSTFFIEQATDLNPYVGKLLIPILILPAMQELTKKICAGPIEIFARLPDLSILWSIIFAALSCITAAKVETRRLNVVKSYGVLDEPEKIIPMTLFWLVPQFALLGLAEELADKTLQNVFVIQVEPRTLFDSVPAFLIGLKIFLKLDINDDEETKESNRKVMVRFKETMRSRRAYKESLAQAVKGVGIICGVLSVYLVGQISSIGGKPSWFQYTINRSRLDNYYWTLAALCATNLFCFMFLKCKYPQDPELLQYQHECREHTKLVQGLEELEDPDLVSDDVKAKWTAIYNQMATEHPDW; encoded by the exons atgatcactaaagGAAGCACGCTGTTTCAGATGATGAAGTTCGGAG TTCTGGTTTGGCCAAATTTACTCACCACATATCTCATGTCAATAATGGCGACATACCTAACTGGAGTCTGGGAGATCAGTATCACACACGCAGCGATTATTGTCAATCTGTATTCCGGCCTGGTAGGAATAATGCCAGTGGGCTTGAAACTATTAGTGGATACGTTCATCGGTAGCTTCTGGGTGGTATTGCTGTCAAGGTTTGCATTCGCCGCT GGTTTGGTCCTTTTGACGATGTCAACGCCACCGGTCCTTTCTCGTGCAACAGGGACTTGCAATTCATATGATCCTGAGTGCATTGGCCGAGTTCAAAGAATTCTCTTTTACACAGGATTGCCTCTAATAGCTGTTGGAGTCGCCGGTCACTTATCCTCGTTAATGGAGTTCGTGGAATCTCAGATACCGCCACCAACATATGAACAGTTGCTTCCATCTCAATCTAATGTGTCCAAGCCAGAAGCAGATGAAAATGACCACTTGTTGTGCCAAATACGTTCATGGAAGGGTTTCTTCTTTGTGATGCTATCGCTGTTGGTCCCTGGAGTTGCAATAGCGATAATTGGGTATGTCAATCCGTGGTCTTTCAAGTTTGGGATCCCAGCCACATTTACCGTGGTATCAATACTTATTTTCACATCTGGCTTATGTTCATATGAACGTCCTAAACCAGACCCGAGCATCTTATCTAGAGTGTTCAGGAAATTTGACACAAGAAGCATCATATGGTTCATTCCCTTATGCATGAACTTTGTCCTAATAGGTGTTGTGCTTTCGGTTGGTAGTACGTTCTTCATAGAACAAGCAACCGATTTAAACCCTTATGTTGGGAAGTTATTGATTCCTATTCTAATTCTCCCAGCAATGCAAGAGCTGACCAAGAAAATTTGTGCAGGGCCAATAGAAATATTTGCCCGCCTTCCTGATTTGTCAATTTTATGGTCAATAATATTTGCCGCTCTAAGTTGTATAACAGCTGCAAAAGTGGAGACCCGAAGGTTAAACGTGGTTAAGAGCTATGGTGTTCTTGATGAGCCTGAGAAAATAATTCCAATGACTTTGTTCTGGTTGGTTCCGCAGTTCGCTCTGCTTGGTTTGGCCGAAGAGCTTGCAGATAAAACCCTTCAGAATGTCTTCGTAATTCAGGTGGAACCCCGAACACTTTTTGATTCTGTGCCAGCTTTCTTGATTGGTTTGAAAATATTCCTTAAGCTAGACATAAATGATGACGAGGAAACCAAAGAATCCAATCGGAAAGTGATGGTACGATTTAAGGAAACTATGCGATCCAGGCGTGCTTATAAGGAGAGTTTAGCTCAGGCAGTTAAAGGAGTCGGAATCATATGCGGAGTGCTGTCAGTTTATCTGGTTGGTCAGATCAGTTCCATAGGAGGGAAACCTAGTTGGTTTCAGTACACCATAAACAGAAGCCGTTTGGATAATTACTACTGGACCTTGGCTGCATTATGTGCTACTAATCTATTTTGTTTCATGTTCCTGAAATGCAAGTATCCCCAAGATCCTGAACTACTTCAGTACCAGCATGAGTGTCGGGAACATACAAAACTGGTGCAAGGATTAGAGGAACTTGAAGACCCTGATCTAGTATCGGATGACGTAAAAGCCAAGTGGACTGCTATTTATAATCAGATGGCTACAGAGCACCCCGATTGGTGA